One genomic region from Helicobacter ibis encodes:
- the phsA gene encoding thiosulfate reductase PhsA, whose protein sequence is MCARGGSGVNQLFDPNRLVNPIMRTGEKGDGKWKEISWEEAYNYIVQKLSVIKEKYGAKSVAFASKSGPEQTFLNQFAYAYGSPNIFDHGNTCPSGYSVALTSVFGNGSISRDFSNCKFMLNFGHNVYEGMVISYARGVTQALEKGAKLISLDPRFSVLSSKASEWIPIRPGGDTAFMMAMVHTLIFEELYDKKFVEKYTIGFEKLKESVKNYTPEAMAKEYDISAERIRELTRECAKYAPHSMVDFGHRATFSPEEIEFRRAIAIANALLGNIETKGGLYFPKSPALYNKLAGEHVAPEFKGSILPKLEIPQEPRIDLIDIKDGEFSKISKTRGIYSKVFKAILEEKPYAIKGLFITRSNPVMTVNDSNEVVEALKKLDLFISVDVYVSDTSQYADIILPESTYLERDEQFLAKNGKNPGYEVRQKAVEPIGNTKPSWQIYLELAKKMGYESAFPYTDIEDFRIKQGYNYPNEMFKLKEKGMSSYGIPLLARDKESIKKFVEKYPNSKANLDSDREFSEVLKCKTKSGKIELFDEALEKACGRGGLTYNNPKLKNEDEFYFIQGKVAVHTNGHTMNIPWLNTLMSDNAVWINQKVADKLKLKKGDKIKITSKVGSQIASVLPTIGIREDTLFAYFGFGHTSKKQDIAYNKGMSASHLLENTISPVAGNNVHTIGVKIEKV, encoded by the coding sequence ATATGCGCTAGAGGGGGCTCTGGGGTTAATCAGCTTTTTGATCCAAATAGACTTGTTAATCCTATTATGCGAACAGGTGAGAAGGGCGATGGAAAATGGAAAGAAATTTCATGGGAAGAAGCTTATAATTACATAGTTCAAAAACTAAGTGTAATTAAAGAAAAATATGGGGCTAAAAGCGTGGCCTTTGCATCTAAGAGTGGTCCAGAGCAAACTTTTTTAAATCAATTTGCCTATGCTTATGGAAGTCCTAATATTTTTGATCATGGAAATACATGCCCTTCAGGCTATTCAGTAGCACTTACAAGCGTGTTTGGCAACGGCTCTATTAGTAGAGATTTTTCAAATTGTAAGTTTATGCTAAATTTTGGACACAATGTATATGAAGGAATGGTAATAAGCTATGCAAGAGGAGTAACACAAGCACTAGAAAAAGGTGCCAAATTGATCTCTCTTGATCCTAGATTTTCTGTGCTATCATCAAAGGCAAGTGAATGGATTCCTATCCGTCCAGGCGGAGATACTGCCTTTATGATGGCTATGGTGCATACTTTAATCTTTGAAGAGCTTTATGATAAAAAGTTTGTAGAAAAATACACAATAGGCTTTGAAAAACTTAAAGAAAGTGTTAAAAATTACACACCAGAAGCAATGGCTAAGGAATATGATATAAGTGCAGAAAGAATAAGAGAGCTAACAAGAGAATGTGCAAAATATGCTCCGCATTCTATGGTGGATTTCGGGCATAGAGCGACATTTAGCCCAGAAGAAATAGAGTTTAGAAGAGCAATAGCCATAGCAAATGCACTCTTAGGCAATATTGAAACAAAAGGTGGTTTGTATTTCCCTAAATCTCCAGCACTTTATAATAAGCTTGCAGGAGAGCATGTGGCACCCGAGTTTAAGGGTTCTATTTTACCAAAATTAGAAATTCCACAAGAACCTAGAATTGACTTGATTGATATAAAAGATGGTGAATTTAGTAAAATTTCTAAAACTAGAGGAATCTACTCTAAAGTTTTTAAGGCAATTTTAGAAGAAAAACCCTATGCAATTAAGGGTCTATTTATTACTCGTTCAAATCCGGTAATGACGGTTAATGATTCTAATGAAGTTGTAGAAGCACTTAAGAAATTAGATTTATTTATAAGTGTAGATGTGTATGTGTCTGATACTTCACAATATGCAGATATTATCTTGCCAGAATCTACTTACTTGGAGAGAGATGAGCAGTTTTTGGCAAAAAATGGCAAGAATCCGGGCTATGAAGTAAGGCAAAAAGCAGTAGAACCTATAGGCAATACAAAGCCATCATGGCAAATTTATTTAGAACTTGCTAAAAAAATGGGCTATGAGAGTGCATTCCCTTATACAGATATAGAGGATTTTAGAATTAAGCAAGGCTATAACTATCCTAATGAGATGTTTAAGCTAAAAGAAAAAGGAATGAGTAGCTATGGGATTCCACTTCTTGCAAGAGATAAAGAAAGCATTAAAAAATTTGTAGAAAAATATCCAAACTCTAAGGCAAATTTAGATAGCGATAGAGAGTTTAGCGAGGTTTTAAAATGCAAAACAAAAAGTGGCAAGATTGAACTTTTTGATGAAGCACTAGAAAAAGCATGTGGTAGAGGCGGACTTACTTATAACAATCCAAAACTAAAAAATGAGGATGAATTTTACTTCATTCAAGGCAAGGTTGCTGTGCATACAAATGGACACACAATGAATATACCTTGGCTAAATACGCTAATGAGTGATAATGCTGTGTGGATTAATCAAAAAGTAGCTGATAAATTAAAGCTCAAAAAGGGAGATAAAATAAAGATAACTAGCAAGGTTGGAAGCCAAATAGCAAGTGTATTGCCTACAATTGGTATTAGAGAAGATACGCTTTTTGCTTATTTTGGATTTGGACATACAAGTAAAAAGCAAGATATAGCTTACAACAAGGGAATGAGTGCTAGTCATCTATTGGAAAACACCATTTCTCCAGTTGCGGGAAATAATGTACATACCATTGGTGTCAAAATAGAAAAAGTGTAG
- a CDS encoding 4Fe-4S dicluster domain-containing protein, whose protein sequence is MKYAMIHDMEKCIGCQGCTIACRSENAIPDGYFRLKVKMDGPHGEFPNLNFNYVRHSCEMCEHTPCVTVCPTHASFMDENGIVDINANLCVGCLYCVVACPYNARYVNPKTNVPDKCNFCKHTHLKQYGEPACVAVCPTDALIFGDLDDPLSPIFSYLANKPFVTNKPHLGTKPKLFVVPNKKGGIKL, encoded by the coding sequence ATGAAATATGCAATGATACATGATATGGAGAAATGTATTGGCTGTCAGGGTTGCACGATTGCTTGTAGGAGTGAAAATGCAATACCTGATGGCTATTTTAGATTAAAGGTCAAGATGGATGGTCCTCATGGGGAGTTTCCAAATCTTAATTTTAATTATGTAAGGCATTCTTGTGAGATGTGCGAACACACTCCTTGTGTAACTGTGTGTCCTACACATGCTTCTTTTATGGACGAAAATGGGATTGTAGATATTAATGCTAATCTTTGTGTGGGTTGTCTTTATTGCGTGGTGGCTTGTCCTTATAATGCAAGATATGTAAATCCAAAAACAAATGTGCCAGATAAATGCAACTTTTGCAAACATACGCATTTAAAGCAATATGGCGAACCAGCATGTGTTGCTGTGTGTCCTACTGATGCACTTATCTTTGGAGATTTGGATGATCCGCTAAGTCCAATTTTTAGCTATTTAGCAAACAAACCTTTTGTTACAAACAAACCACATTTAGGCACAAAACCAAAATTGTTTGTAGTGCCAAATAAAAAAGGAGGGATAAAACTATGA
- a CDS encoding YqaE/Pmp3 family membrane protein — MIFLCIFIPFLSFFFMGKPFQGILCLLLQITLIGWLPASLWAVFVYFSYKLDKQHKELLEAQNKD, encoded by the coding sequence TTGATATTTTTATGTATTTTTATACCATTTTTGTCATTTTTCTTTATGGGGAAGCCATTTCAAGGAATCTTATGTTTATTATTACAAATAACACTAATAGGGTGGTTACCAGCATCGTTATGGGCGGTGTTTGTGTATTTTAGTTATAAGTTAGACAAACAACATAAAGAGCTTTTAGAAGCACAAAATAAAGATTAA